Proteins encoded by one window of Lates calcarifer isolate ASB-BC8 linkage group LG7_1, TLL_Latcal_v3, whole genome shotgun sequence:
- the chrm5b gene encoding muscarinic acetylcholine receptor M5b: MNNTTFGNTSHVHAAPHSLWEVITIATVSAIVSLITVVGNVLVMLSFKVNSQLKTVNNYYLLSLAFADLIIGVLSMNLYTTYILMGYWSLGNLACDLWLAVDYVASNASVMNLLVISFDRYFSITRPLTYRAKRTPRRAAIMIGLAWLVSFVLWAPPILCWQYFVGKREVPLDQCQIQFLTEPVITFGTAIAAFYIPVSVMTILYCRIYKETQKRTKDLAELQGLATENVPEGTTPQKTIIHSCFHFTRERRDRSQASWSSSNQSNVTKTTTRSDEVWVKTDQITSFNSYTSSEEEEHHVSIETPQGSFKEQSSGQSNKNGQVTDYTEDRYFSTPQKKSSKKCISYKFKPGSKGKNGNPAPAAPCPSEAEQPAKNPSPSSSSTTSKPMDPVLKNQITKRKRMVLVKEKKAAQTLSAILLAFILTWTPYNIMVLISTFCTECIPTSLWHLGYWLCYVNSTINPMCYALCNKTFQKTFRMLLLCQWRRRRRGEDKLYWCGQNPNVNNKMT; encoded by the coding sequence ATGAATAACACCACTTTTGGCAACACATCACATGTCCACGCTGCCCCTCACAGCCTTTGGGAGGTTATAACCATCGCCACAGTGTCGGCCATTGTCAGCTTGATAACTGTGGTTGGTAACGTGCTGGTGATGCTGTCTTTCAAAGTGAACAGCCAGCTGAAGACTGTAAACAACTACTACCTGCTGAGTTTAGCATTCGCCGACCTCATCATAGGAGTGCTGTCCATGAACTTGTACACCACTTATATACTGATGGGTTACTGGTCCTTGGGGAACCTAGCATGTGATCTCTGGCTTGCAGTGGATTACGTAGCCAGTAATGCCTCTGTTATGAACTTACTCGTCATCAGCTTTGACAGGTACTTCTCCATCACGAGGCCGCTGACCTACAGGGCAAAGAGGACTCCAAGGAGAGCTGCCATCATGATAGGCCTAGCATGGCTGGTGTCTTTTGTCCTGTGGGCACCACCCATTCTGTGCTGGCAGTACTTCGTAGGAAAGAGAGAAGTGCCTCTGGATCAGTGCCAGATCCAGTTTTTAACTGAGCCTGTGATCACATTTGGAACAGCCATCGCTGCTTTCTACATCCCAGTCTCTGTTATGACCATCCTGTACTGCAGGATCTACAAGGAGACGCAGAAACGGACCAAAGATCTGGCAGAGCTGCAAGGGCTCGCAACAGAAAATGTTCCAGAGGGGACTACACCACAGAAAACTATAATTCACTCCTGCTTTCATTTcaccagagagaggagagaccgGAGTCAGGCCTCCTGGTCCTCATCTAACCAAAGTAACGTCACAAAGACGACCACCAGGTCAGACGAGGTGTGGGTGAAAACAGACCAGATCACTTCCTTTAACAGCTACACCTcgtctgaggaggaggagcatcACGTTTCAATAGAAACCCCACAGGGATCTTTCAAAGAGCAAAGCAGTGGACAAAGTAATAAGAACGGGCAGGTGACTGACTACACAGAAGACCGGTATTTTTCCACTCCTCAAAAGAAGAGCAGCAAAAAGTGCATCTCTTATAAGTTCAAACCTGGCTCGAAGGGTAAAAACGGCAATCCTGCACCTGCAGCACCCTGCCCGTCTGAGGCGGAGCAGCCTGCCAAAAACccatccccctcctcctcctccaccacctccaaaCCCATGGACCCCGTCCTGAAGAACCAGATCaccaagaggaagaggatggtgctggtgaaggagaagaaggCGGCGCAGACTCTCAGTGCCATCCTTCTGGCTTTCATCCTCACGTGGACGCCGTACAACATCATGGTGCTCATCTCCACCTTCTGCACCGAGTGCATCCCCACGTCCCTCTGGCACCTGGGCTACTGGCTGTGCTACGTCAACAGCACCATCAACCCCATGTGCTACGCCCTCTGCAACAAGACCTTCCAGAAGACCTTCCgcatgctgctgctctgccagtggaggaggaggaggagaggggaggacaAGCTGTACTGGTGTGGACAAAACCCAAACGTCAACAATAAAATGACTTGA